A single region of the Xiphophorus maculatus strain JP 163 A chromosome 3, X_maculatus-5.0-male, whole genome shotgun sequence genome encodes:
- the LOC102234940 gene encoding zinc finger protein 429-like: protein MDSDILNIEDIVMGRGLPEPPPPPPPAPPHEKPAAPYKPVILNGPPVPSVQSYQHENLQCFQCFITFCNAKAKERHMKKSHREEYKQQLQQGNTLFTCYVCDRTFLSSEELTQHQPTHSNDDKPFKCAHCKESFKTFSELTTHRRQVCPEKLLVCKDCSQTFRSPGLLRAHRLTQHPRPDENAEQPEDPSKPHRCKKCGQGFEEESELQAHQEKYPEGQQCNGSASPVKKRGRPAKAEDPASSEKKGKRKKKDEAEVSEEATKAAATAEPAVAVGEDKGKAGGAKRGRPPKAAAASETEDKKGAEDDSPAKEKKPKEDPAPPLQIPCTECDLAFPGLVQLRAHKKEKHTPRKAHPCEECEESFARPEQLEAHTSRAHAVGRLSCPTCGKSFSRERTLLAHQKSHPEEKPENPEKSGSNR, encoded by the exons ATGGACTCAGACATTTTGAACATAGAGGACATAGTGATGGGACGAGGCTTGCCagaaccaccaccaccaccaccacccgcACCTCCCCATGAAAAGCCAGCAGCGCCATACAAACCCGTCATTCTGAACGGACCCCCGGTTCCTTCGGTCCAGTCCT ACCAGCATGAAAACCTGCAGTGCTTCCAGTGCTTCATCACCTTCTGCAACGCCAAAGCCAAGGAGAGGCACATGAAGAAGAGCCACAGGGAGGAGTAcaaacagcagcttcagcag GGAAACACACTGTTTACATGCTACGTGTGTGACCGCACGTTTCTGTCGTCTGAGGAATTAACGCAGCATCAGCCGACACACAGCAACGACGACAAGCCTTTCAAATGTGCTCACTGCAAGGAGAGCTTTAAAACGTTCTCCgag CTCACAACCCACAGAAGACAGGTGTGTccagagaagctgctggtgtgtAAAGATTGCAGCCAGACCTTTCGCAGTCCTGGACTGCTGCGTGCCCACCGTCTGACCCAGCATCCACGCCCTGATGAGAACGCAGAACAGCCCGAGGATCCATCCAAACCTCATCGCTGTAAGAAGTGCGGCCAAGGATTTGAAGAGGAGTCTGAGCTGCAGGCGCACCAGGAGAAATACCCGGAAGGCCAACAGTGCAACGGCAGCGCTTCTCCTGTGAAGAAACGCGGTCGCCCGGCCAAAGCCGAAGACCCGGCCAGTTCTGAGAAAAAGGGAAAGCGGAAAAAGAAGGATGAGGCGGAGGTTTCCGAGGAGGCGACGAAGGCCGCCGCCACAGCGGAGCCTGCGGTAGCAGTGGGAGAAGACAAAGGAAAAGCAGGCGGAGCGAAGCGAGGTCGTCCTCCTAAAGCAGCAGCGGCGTCGgaaacagaagacaaaaaaggtGCAGAGGATGACAGTCCGGCAAAGgagaagaaaccaaaagaagaCCCCGCTCCGCCTCTCCAGATTCCGTGCACGGAGTGTGACCTCGCCTTCCCCGGTTTGGTTCAGCTGCGTGCTCacaagaaggaaaaacacaCCCCACGGAAAGCCCATCCCTGCGAAGAATGTGAAGAGAGTTTTGCCCGTCCCGAGCAACTGGAAGCGCATACGTCACGGGCTCACGCCGTCGGCCGCTTGTCCTGTCCGACCTGCGGGAAGAGCTTCAGCCGGGAGCGCACCCTGCTGGCTCACCAGAAGAGCCACCCGGAGGAGAAGCCTGAAAACCCTGAAAAATCAGGCTCCAATAGATAA
- the LOC111608166 gene encoding uncharacterized protein LOC111608166, with protein sequence MQRSPEDHTESSLVVMSDAEQQQDAEAQPTQSKPGGQEGKDKPDAPVQTTTTPTSMSLTPPLDKEPGVQSQAESRENAGKTNTSPTAKPCAPPGLAAESDGQGVKKQGKGSSNGRRYVSSMDPLKMDMSQSEVMPLPSSQLSLHCIECHIIFSDLKGKERHMKHSHPAEYEQCILRNSLFACYVCDRHFTNSTELMAHQKAHPDKKPFKCPICSQSFKKSSELTAHKKIHFGQDGYACKDCGKSCKTLTLLKYHQRKHSGEKPYVCKDCGKRFPLSKALQKHVDSHSLDGAEGVEVDTVSTAATTTYKADGASPRVYICSVCKATFKSFRTRQQHLIKHKCDAIANPFRPGLQNIPLISPISISQPALLQVEPNGPLQKVDANIDTEQIRKLIESLGNVQKVNQVVILGQVPPNAPPLRVQQVSEPAAMVDLNQGPPQIDFIGLKPAGSKTLQLDTFVSPMDQTIILEPITPEGQLETPSFSELGSHVAAEEHMELTLIPAEQTERLEEEAVHQNLQQPEISPMNYDPSVCQNEVADLKENLEQTFILELTPALMPAAELEQSQSEPQNEVISSSLVQSTEQETPDLAPSDTVEDAKETKIPVPPLTPTVELELASTHPEEQDLSSCPSAPPETLIQAPSESEAKENTDSDTEKVGLDQMPAINEKTKEKDEQDFCKKCPEKDKSSLSTDPQVEAPSKLETKEDQQKSELPVSVMSAQELVKVRKRKPARTFFFQGYMHDLVGSIYRDDFQIDTKPAKRQRTKKSCLVVKFGPQGKDKKSKKQKNPEQEQPPIQDNLIKSKTSPKKLPEKVQKVQTPKKTGKGKKDKTQNMSSGSDTKSPSTHTPQVKQVKDDAKKNKMKKQKETKEDVVHISNQKPVAMLKKKKAAKIIQKDQPKNLKEVKGKKNLTKAQKVKNAEATDSNINQDSLLLLKGHKQPQLKVYKLDTLKASGPTQEDSPHDSQSTDISKAGGKKKGARTQKNQKGLSLLSSLQATRQQPQIVPTKPKTTRKRKASLNVETEGVITSKRALECKDCGEKFSEVASLQKHKTTAHIIESPGLTYTNGNIFEGVSGFDLYRLPKEHGGVVRVINAPTDWDTETEMGEMTLEDRDRGVSFPALIPSPSLQIPPQDVEIGIHEDTVESKTGIEDHFCTSSELQSSSDEPNNTETQSNVTTEASFPTSTEPKGSNTEEPVAPEEDTQEDPRKNLNFQAKVQGIADEDIKEDVLLEVDLVTVGEQEELDDADPQNESNRVYQSKSEITGKNHKQVGNETREFSLTCQTVSCSTHRPEVKEEEEETLVQRRKEAVKEVAVTGQSRRGELLKSDLISRTSSGLEQEHEADECWIVYEKQLLPSGLETADQEISTKTQPSPGMKTIKDTPAVASLPSVHATVEESSEEAAALELRSLTTGVDEVMNQRRLQGEEERESDQSPGIILERVISSKQGPTADREMSSATGRSSQSQATGRITENEAQVPEGHEIKVEENSSDTMLVGLTCQNRQSTTGVQPKHHQDIRSILVKEESNSVVNDTLSLQGSRHMQWNVEPINGENTDIPLTEDGDLTKDVSVTPDFNSNQCVFYPVKEEEREVLLGATQTITESSTPEGSANANPSDYQSADCNARERRSSPPSYQESVVPGLPSEPSVGDLTDGHAASDSELQNPLDLRDFLLQSSDDEDTSGFELSEPQLDKEAEILAYFNKNQTSGKQLPHQSYSKILPNSASHLQAPHDDNRTEKPIDYFSEYFSWDTWVEIANCTNKLSKMPNPVTCREVARFVGIHIAMGTLKFPSARLYWEDLTKVSLIAEAMPLNRFLDLSRILKLCSLNEPKENVTVRQLGDTPRSSQSLVSGHGDSRSSAEPNSSQTDDDPLWKVRPLLYRFNEGCRSLKQPGDYAIDQYPVALTGKIPNNRPSLQCTTLIGLNGLITHLDLELAPAENQDTVEKMVPKGSTLFLCKQELSTPAMLERLLAAGIHGAGRVEGARGHIGDEFVSSDGKLMLRRTHCGFMLSTAGNGQRNMVSLIDSFEKAQTSARLSRDLLNLYFTPLTVSLPTCWPQAVLWHLTDAALVNSWLQYRQDYRSASAPMTFMAFRLEVSKALILSSGLDTQDSVPPQPPEEDTHHATSETPSPGLLEESPLPDLTTRYDGTGHWPEQLVEGEGGRCRFGDCQRTSRVLCLKCCVFLCISRNHNCFLNFHNQEGLGEEQ encoded by the exons ATGCAGAGATCACCAGAGGATCACACTGAATCCAGCCTAGTGGTCATGTCTGATGCAGAGCAGCAACAGGACGCAGAGGCTCAACCGACCCAAAGCAAACCAGGTGGTCAAGAGGGGAAGGACAAACCAGATGCCCCTGTTCAGACCACCACCACACCTACAAGTATGAGCTTAACTCCTCCACTGGATAAGGAGCCTGGTGTCCAGTCCCAGGCAGAGTCCAGGGAAAATGCTGGAAAGACGAATACAAGCCCTACTGCAAAGCCCTGTGCCCCACCAGGACTGGCTGCTGAGAGTGATGGGCAGGGAGtaaaaaaacaaggcaaagGTTCTAGCAATGGGAGGAGATATGTTTCTTCCATGGATCCCCTGAAGATGGACATGTCACAGTCAGAGGTCATGCCTCTCCCAT CATCTCAGCTCTCTCTGCATTGCATAGAGTGCCATATAATCTTCAGCGACCTCAAAGGCAAAGAACGTCACATGAAGCACAGTCACCCTGCCGAGTACGAGCAGTGCATCCTGAGGAATTCGCTTTTTGCCTGTTATGTTTGCGACCGCCACTTCACAAACTCAACTGAGCTCATGGCCCACCAGAAGGCCCACCCAGACAAGAAACCCTTCAAGTGTCCGATCTGCAGTCAGTCCTTTAAGAAGTCATCAGAGCTAACGGCCCATAAAAAGATTCATTTTGGTCAGGACGGGTATGCCTGCAAGGACTGTGGCAAGTCTTGCAAGACGCTGACATTGTTAAAGTATCATCAGCGCAAGCACTCAGGAGAGAAGCCTTATGTTTGCAAGGATTGTGGAAAGAGGTTCCCCTTATCGAAAGCTCTACAAAAGCACGTTGACTCACATTCCTTAGATGGAGCTGAAGGGGTTGAAGTGGATACAGTGTCGACTGCAGCAACGACAACATACAAAGCTGATG GTGCTTCTCCCAGGGTTTACATTTGTTCTGTGTGCAAGGCCACTTTCAAGAGTTTCAGAACACGGCAACAGCATCTGATAAAGCACAAATGTGATGCAATCGCTAACCCATTTCGACCTGGGCTACAAAATATCCCTCTTATAAGTCCAATATCTATTTCCCAACCAGCGCTATTGCAAGTGGAACCCAACGGACCTCTGCAAAAAGTTGACGCCAATATAGACACTGAGCAGATTCGGAAACTTATTGAATCGTTGGGAAATGTGCAGAAAGTGAACCAAGTTGTTATACTGGGGCAGGTGCCACCAAATGCCCCACCACTGCGGGTGCAGCAGgtgtcagaaccagcagcaatGGTTGATTTGAATCAGGGCCCACCACAGATAGATTTTATTGGACTGAAACCGGCAGGATCTAAGACACTTCAACTGGACACTTTTGTCAGCCCAATGGATCAAACAATTATATTGGAGCCTATTACTCCAGAAGGACAACTGGAAACCCCCTCCTTCTCAGAGCTGGGCTCCCATGTAGCTGCAGAAGAACACATGGAGTTGACACTCATTCCGGCTGAACAAACTGAAAGACTTGAAGAAGAAGCAGTGCATCAAAACCTTCAACAGCCTGAAATTAGTCCAATGAACTATGACCCCAGTGTTTGTCAGAATGAGGTAGCTGATCTCAAGGAAAACCTTGAACAAACGTTCATTTTAGAACTTACCCCTGCTTTAATGCCAGCTGCGGAGCTCGAACAGTCTCAAAGTGAACCACAAAATGAGGTTATTTCCTCTTCTTTGGTTCAAAGCACCGAGCAGGAAACTCCTGATCTGGCTCCAAGTGACACTGTAGAAGATGCAAAAGAGACCAAGATACCAGTCCCACCTCTCACACCCACAGTTGAGTTGGAACTTGCATCAACACACCCAGAGGAACAGGACCTGTCTTCTTGCCCTTCTGCTCCACCAGAAACACTCATACAAGCTCCAAGTGAATCTGAAGCAAAGGAAAATACAGATTCAGATACAGAAAAAGTAGGTCTAGATCAGATGCCTGCTATTAATGAAAAGACGAAAGAAAAGGACGAACaggatttttgtaaaaaatgtccagaaaaagACAAGAGCAGCTTGTCTACAGACCCTCAAGTAGAAGCTCCGTCAAAATTAGAGACCAAAGAGGACCAGCAGAAATCAGAGTTACCTGTGAGCGTCATGTCAGCCCAAGAGTTAGTGAAGGTGCGGAAAAGAAAACCTGCTAGGACCTTTTTCTTTCAAGGATATATGCATGACCTGGTTGGATCCATATACAGGGACGATTTTCAGATTGATACCAAGCCTGCGAAGCGCCAGCGGACTAAAAAATCTTGTCTTGTTGTCAAATTTGGTCCACAAGGCAAGGACAAGAAAtccaaaaaacagaagaaccCGGAACAAGAACAACCGCCGATACAGGACAAtttgataaaaagtaaaacatctcCTAAAAAACTTCCAGAGAAAGTACAGAAAGTACAAACACCAAAGAAGACTGGAAAGGGGAAAAAGGATAAGACTCAGAATATGTCATCAGGAAGTGACACAAAATCGCCTTCAACTCATACACCACAGGTGAAACAAGTCAAAGACGATGCcaagaagaacaaaatgaaaaaacagaaagaaaccaaGGAAGATGTAGTGCATATCAGTAACCAGAAACCTGTAgctatgcttaaaaaaaaaaaagcagcaaaaataatacaaaaagatCAACCTAAGAATCTAAAGGAAGtgaagggaaagaaaaacttaacaaaagcacaaaaagtcaaaaatgcaGAAGCCACTGATTCAAACATCAATCAAGACTCTCTTCTTTTACTGAAAGGTCACAAGCAGCCTCAGCTAAAAGTGTACAAATTAGACACTTTAAAGGCTTCAGGCCCGACTCAGGAGGATTCACCTCATGATTCGCAGTCCACAGATATTTCCAAAGCAGGTGGGAAGAAAAAAGGTGCAAGAACCCAGAAAAACCAGAAGGGTTTGTCCCTGTTGTCGTCACTACAAGCTACACGTCAGCAACCGCAAATAGTACCCACCAAGCCAAAGACCACCAGAAAGCGTAAAGCATCTTTGAATGTTGAAACTGAAGGTGTGATTACTTCAAAGCGTGCCTTAGAATGTAAGGACTGTGGGGAGAAATTCAGCGAAGTTGCTTCACTTCAAAAGCACAAGACAACAGCACACATCATCGAGAGTCCTGGCCTCACCTACACCAATGGAAACATCTTTGAGGGTGTCTCTGGATTTGATCTTTACCGGCTTCCCAAAGAGCATGGTGGGGTGGTTAGGGTAATTAATGCTCCCACAGACTGGGATACTGAGACTGAAATGGGAGAGATGACGTTGGAAGACCGTGATCGAGGTGTCTCCTTTCCAGCTTTAATTCCATCTCCTTCCCTACAAATCCCACCTCAGGATGTTGAAATAGGTATCCATGAAGACACCGTTGAAAGTAAAACTGGGATAGAAGATCACTTCTGTACCTCTTCTGAACTTCAATCTTCATCTGATGAACCCAATAATACAGAGACTCAGTCGAATGTGACAACTGAAGCCTCTTTCCCTACCTCAACTGAGCCAAAAGGTTCTAACACTGAAGAACCAGTGGCACCAGAAGAAGATACGCAGGAAGATCCCAGGAAGAACCTCAACTTCCAAGCTAAAGTCCAAGGAATAGCAGATGAGGATATCAAGGAGGATGTACTTCTAGAGGTAGATTTGGTCACTGTTGGAGAGCAGGAGGAGCTAGATGATGCTGATCCCCAAAATGAATCCAACAGAGTCTACCAGTCAAAGAGTGAGATCACTGGCAAAAATCACAAGCAAGTTGGTAATGAGACAAGAGAATTCAGTCTAACCTGTCAGACTGTGTCTTGTTCTACACATCGGCCAGAGGtcaaagaagaggaggaggaaacacTGGTTCAGAGGAGAAAAGAGGCAGTGAAAGAAGTTGCTGTGACAGgtcagagcagaagaggagaaCTTCTCAAAAGCGATTTGATCTCAAGGACAAGTTCAGGACTGGAGCAAGAGCACGAAGCAGATGAATGCTGGATAGTTTATGAAAAACAACTACTTCCCTCTGGTTTGGAAACAGCTGACCAAGAGATTAGCACAAAGACACAACCCAGTCCTGGGATGAAGACCATCAAAGATACTCCAGCTGTGGCATCTTTGCCTTCTGTTCATGCAACAGTTGAAGAATCCTCTGAAGAAGCTGCTGCGTTGGAGCTGAGGTCCCTTACCACTGGTGTTGACGAGGTTATGAATCAAAGACGGTTGCAGGGAGAAGAGGAAAGGGAGAGTGACCAGTCTCCTGGCATCATCCTGGAAAGGGTCATTTCCTCTAAGCAAGGACCAACAGCTGACAGGGAGATGAGCTCAGCAACAGGAAGAAGCAGTCAATCACAg GCTACGGGTAGGATTACTGAGAACGAGGCTCAAGTTCCTGAAGGCCATGAGATCAAAGTTGAAGAGAACAGCTCAGACACTATGTTAGTTGGACTCACCTGTCAAAACAGACAGAGTACCACAGGTGTGCAGCCAAAGCACCATCAAGACATAAGAAGCATCCTGGTGAAAGAGGAAAGCAACTCTGTGGTGAACGATACCCTGAGCCTGCAAGGCAGTAGACACATGCAATGGAATGTCGAACCAATAAACGGTGAAAACACAGACATCCCAT taacAGAGGATGGGGATTTAACAAAGGACGTTAGTGTCACTCCGGACTTCAATTCCAACCAGTGCGTCTTTTACCCAgtaaaggaggaggagagggaggtcTTACTGGGGGCCACTCAAACCATTACAGAAAGCTCAACCCCTGAAGGGTCTGCCAATGCAAATCCGTCAGACTATCAGAGTGCAGATTGTAATGCAC GTGAAAGAAGATCATCACCACCGAGCTATCAAGAGTCGGTAGTCCCAGGTCTCCCATCAGAACCAAGTGTCGGTGACTTAACAGATGGACACG CTGCTTCAGATTCTGAATTGCAGAATCCATTAGATCTCCGAGACTTTCTCCTCCAGAGTTCTGATGACGAAGACACGAGTGGTTTTGAATTATCTGAGCCTCAACTGGACAAGGAAGCAGAAATTTTGGCTTACTTCAACAAGAACCAAACAAGCGGCAAACAGCTGCCTCATCAGTCCTATTCAAA gATTTTGCCAAATTCAGCAAGTCATCTTCAAGCACCACATGATGACAACAGGACAGAAAAGCCTATAGACTACttctctgaatattttagtTGGGATACATGGGTAGAAATTGCAaattgtacaaataaactttccaAGATGCCAAATCCTGTGACATGCAGAGAGGTTGCACGCTTCGTTGGGATCCACATTGCAATGGGAACCTTGAAG TTTCCCAGTGCGAGGCTCTACTGGGAAGATCTAACGAAGGTCTCGTTGATAGCTGAAGCCATGCCACTGAACCGATTCCTCGACCTGTCTCGTATATTGAAACTTTGTTCTTTAAACgaaccaaaagaaaatgttacagtTCGTCAGCTGGGTGATACGCCCCGCAGCAGTCAAAGTTTAGTTTCTGGTCATGGTGACAGTCGGAGCTCAGCAGAGCCAAACAGTTCACAGACAGATGATGATCCGCTGTGGAAGGTACGTCCATTATTGTATCGCTTCAACGAAGGATGCCGGTCGCTGAAACAGCCAGGGGATTACGCCATAGACCAATACCCAGTAGCTCTGACTGGGAAGATTCCCAACAACAGGCCCTCTCTCCAGTGCACTACATTGATTGGGCTTAATGGTTTAATCACACACTTGGATCTTGAACTAGCTCCTGCTGAAAACCAAGACACAGTCGAAAAGATGGTCCCCAAAGGGAGTACGTTGTTCCTCTGTAAACAGGAACTCTCCACCCCTGCCATGCTGGAGCGCCTTTTAGCTGCTGGGATCCATGGAGCCGGCAGGGTGGAAGGAGCGCGGGGACATATTGGGGATGAGTTTGTGAGCTCTGATGGGAAGTTGATGCTGCGCAGAACACACTGTGGCTTCATGCTTTCTACTGCAGGCAATGGCCAGAGGAACATGGTCTCACTCATAGACAGCTTTGAAAAGGCCCAGACGTCGGCTCGTCTCAGCAGAGATTTGCTAAATCTGTACTTTACTCCACTCACGGTCTCTTTGCCGACCTGTTGGCCTCAAGCGGTCCTGTGGCACCTCACAGATGCGGCCCTGGTGAACTCCTGGCTCCAGTACCGACAGGATTACAGATCGGCATCTGCCCCAATGACGTTCATGGCGTTCAGACTGGAGGTGTCTAAGGCTTTGATTCTCTCCAGCGGGTTGGACACCCAGGACTCAGTTCCCCCACAGCCTCCTGAGGAGGACACTCACCATGCAACAAGTGAAACGCCCAGTCCGGGTCTACTGGAGGAGAGTCCTCTGCCGGACTTAACCACCCGGTACGATGGTACTGGCCACTGGCCGGAGCAGCTTGTAGAGGGGGAAGGAGGAAGGTGTCGCTTTGGGGACTGCCAGAGAACATCACGAGTGCTGTGCCTTAAGTGCTGCGTCTTTCTTTGTATCTCTCGCAACCACAACTGCTTTCTGAATTTTCATAATCAAGAGGGTTTGGGAGAGGAGCAGTAA